A region of Liolophura sinensis isolate JHLJ2023 chromosome 8, CUHK_Ljap_v2, whole genome shotgun sequence DNA encodes the following proteins:
- the LOC135472186 gene encoding tubulin beta chain-like, which produces MREIVHLQAGQCGNQIGAKFWEVISDEHGIDPTGTYHGDSDLQLERINVYYNEATGGKYVPRAVLVDLEPGTMDSVRSGPFGQIFRPDNFVFGQSGAGNNWAKGHYTEGAELVDSVLDVVRKEAESCDCLQGFQLTHSLGGGTGSGMGTLLISKIREEYPDRVMNTFSVVPSPKVSDTVVEPYNATLSVHQLVENTDESFCIDNEALYDICFRTLKLTTPTYGDLNHLVSATMSGVTTCLRFPGQLNADLRKLAVNMVPFPRLHFFMPGFAPLTSRGSQQYRALTVPELTQQMFDAKNMMAACDPRHGRYLTVAAMFRGRMSMKEVDEQMLNVQNKNSSYFVEWIPNNVKTAVCDIPPRGLKMSATFIGNSTAIQELFKRISEQFTAMFRRKAFLHWYTGEGMDEMEFTEAESNMNDLVSEYQQYQDATAEEEGEFDEEGEAEEDA; this is translated from the exons ATGAGAGAAATCGTCCACCTTCAGGCCGGCCAGTGCGGAAACCAGATCGGTGCTAAG TTCTGGGAGGTGATCTCTGACGAGCACGGCATCGACCCGACAGGAACCTACCATGGCGACTCCGATCTCCAGCTAGAGAGAATCAACGTCTACTACAATGAGGCTACAG GTGGCAAGTATGTGCCCCGTGCCGTCCTGGTCGATCTGGAGCCCGGTACCATGGATTCCGTCCGATCCGGTCCGTTCGGTCAGATCTTCAGACCAGATAACTTTGTTTTCGGTCAGAGCGGTGCAGGTAACAACTGGGCCAAGGGCCACTACACGGAAGGTGCCGAGTTGGTCGACTCCGTTCTCGATGTAGTCCGCAAAGAGGCTGAGAGCTGTGACTGTTTGCAGGGCTTTCAGCTGACCCACTCTCTGGGTGGGGGTACCGGATCTGGAATGGGTACCCTTCTCATCAGCAAGATCCGAGAGGAGTACCCCGATAGGGTGATGAACACCTTCTCCGTCGTCCCTTCACCAAAG GTGTCCGACACAGTTGTAGAACCCTACAACGCCACACTGTCTGTCCATCAGCTGGTCGAGAACACAGACGAATCCTTCTGTATCGATAACGAGGCTCTCTACGACATTTGCTTCCGAACACTGAAGCTGACCACCCCAACATACGGAGACTTGAACCATCTGGTCTCCGCCACAATGTCCGGTGTGACCACATGTCTGCGATTCCCCGGTCAACTCAACGCTGACCTCCGTAAACTGGCTGTCAACATGGTACCCTTCCCTCGTCTCCACTTCTTCATGCCAGGATTTGCCCCTCTCACCTCCAGGGGTAGCCAGCAGTACAGAGCCCTGACAGTGCCAGAACTCACCCAACAGATGTTTGACGCCAAAAACATGATGGCCGCCTGCGATCCCCGTCACGGTCGTTACCTTACCGTGGCCGCCATGTTCCGTGGCCGTATGTCCATGAAGGAAGTCGATGAACAGATGTTGAATGTACAGAACAAGAACAGCAGCTACTTTGTCGAATGGATCCCCAACAACGTCAAGACCGCTGTCTGTGACATTCCTCCACGCGGTCTCAAGATGTCAGCCACATTTATTGGCAACAGCACAGCCATCCAAGAGTTGTTCAAGCGAATCTCCGAGCAGTTCACCGCCATGTTCCGTCGAAAGGCTTTCCTCCATTGGTACACCGGTGAGGGTATGGACGAGATGGAATTTACTGAGGCCGAGTCCAACATGAACGACTTGGTGTCCGAGTACCAGCAGTACCAAGACGCCACGGCCGAGGAAGAGGGAGAGTTTGACGAGGAAGGTGAAGCCGAAGAGGATGCTTAA
- the LOC135472678 gene encoding tubulin beta chain-like, with protein sequence MREIVHLQAGQCGNQIGAKFWEVISDEHGVDPTGTYHGDSDLQLERINVYYNEATGGKYVPRAVLVDLEPGTMDSVRSGPFGQIFRPDNFVFGQSGAGNNWAKGHYTEGAELVDSVLDVVRKEAESCDCLQGFQLTHSLGGGTGSGMGTLLISKIREEYPDRVMNTFSVVPSPKVSDTVVEPYNATLSVHQLVENTDESFCIDNEALYDICFRTLKLTTPTYGDLNHLVSATMSGVTTCLRFPGQLNADLRKLAVNMVPFPRLHFFMPGFAPLTSRGSQQYRALTVPELTQQMFDAKNMMAACDPRHGRYLTVAAMFRGRMSMKEVDEQMLNVQNKNSSYFVEWIPNNVKTAVCDIPPRGLKMSATFIGNSTAIQELFKRISEQFTAMFRRKAFLHWYTGEGMDEMEFTEAESNMNDLVSEYQQYQDATAEEEGEFDEEGEAEEDA encoded by the exons ATGAGAGAAATCGTCCACCTTCAGGCAGGCCAGTGCGGTAACCAGATCGGTGCTAAG TTCTGGGAGGTAATCTCGGACGAGCACGGCGTCGACCCGACGGGAACCTACCATGGCGACTCTGATCTCCAGCTAGAGAGAATCAACGTCTACTACAATGAGGCTACAG GTGGCAAGTATGTGCCCCGTGCTGTGCTGGTCGATCTGGAGCCCGGTACCATGGATTCTGTCCGATCCGGTCCATTCGGTCAAATCTTCAGACCCGACAACTTTGTTTTCGGTCAGAGCGGAGCCGGTAACAACTGGGCCAAGGGCCACTACACGGAAGGGGCCGAGCTGGTCGACTCAGTTCTCGATGTGGTCCGCAAGGAGGCTGAGAGCTGTGACTGTCTGCAGGGCTTCCAGCTGACCCACTCTCTGGGTGGGGGTACCGGGTCTGGAATGGGTACCCTTCTCATCAGCAAGATCCGAGAGGAGTACCCCGATAGAGTGATGAACACCTTCTCCGTCGTCCCTTCACCAAAG GTGTCAGACACAGTTGTGGAACCGTACAACGCCACACTGTCTGTCCATCAGCTTGTCGAGAACACAGACGAATCATTCTGTATCGACAACGAGGCTCTCTACGACATTTGCTTTCGAACCCTGAAGTTGACCACCCCAACATACGGGGACTTGAACCATCTGGTCTCTGCCACGATGTCCGGTGTGACCACCTGTCTGCGATTCCCCGGTCAACTCAATGCTGACCTCCGTAAACTGGCTGTCAACATGGTACCCTTCCCCCGTCTCCACTTCTTCATGCCAGGATTTGCCCCTCTCACCTCCAGGGGTAGCCAACAGTACAGAGCCCTGACCGTCCcagaactcacccagcagatgtTTGATGCCAAGAACATGATGGCCGCCTGCGATCCCCGTCACGGCCGTTACCTGACCGTGGCCGCCATGTTCCGTGGTCGTATGTCCATGAAGGAAGTCGACGAACAGATGTTGAATGTACAGAACAAAAACAGCAGCTACTTTGTCGAATGGATCCCCAACAACGTCAAGACCGCTGTCTGCGACATTCCTCCCAGAGGCCTCAAAATGTCCGCCACATTTATCGGTAACAGCACGGCTATCCAAGAGTTGTTCAAGCGAATCTCCGAGCAGTTCACGGCCATGTTCCGTCGTAAGGCTTTCCTCCACTGGTACACAGGTGAGGGTATGGACGAGATGGAGTTTACTGAGGCCGAGTCCAACATGAACGACTTGGTGTCCGAGTACCAGCAGTACCAAGATGCCACGGCCGAGGAGGAGGGAGAGTTTGACGAGGAAGGTGAAGCCGAAGAGGACGCTTAA